The Alkalinema sp. FACHB-956 genome has a window encoding:
- a CDS encoding adenylate/guanylate cyclase domain-containing protein, translating to MLLIVSGCSIGITAFLGYQSGRVNLTNRIFNQLTSLRASKGYQIESYLRTLRSHTQALSADLTVIEALQQFDRAYQQLEQAPISPKAQQELRQYYSREFLPRLAKTEQGTPVLSAYLPPNPAAQYLQYHYIASNRNPVGQKHRLDTAPDGSEYSRLHSKYHPMFREIIEKFGYYDLFLINPSGKIVYTVYKETDFSSDLTQGAYSETNLARLVATVRQAKQKNYAHIIDFAAYAPSYGAAAAFIAVPIFKTTQHSSDRDSGTSNNVNPEGSNQDISQLFAAEFLGVLAVQIPVNEINSVMTGNHNWQQDGLGKTGETYLVGADRLMRSQSRFLVEDSAGYLKKLQELGASPTTLKRIEAYKSTILEQRVDTRAVNAALYGKQGTEIIQDYRDVAVLSSYAPLRIEGLNWVILSEMDLTEAYEPISSFAYQVLISATLLMLLLTLLAMAIANWFIRPIQRLINYAATIESGEIDAVAEIHSRDEFGHLAQSFNAMVHSLRVQTQLVAQKSQENEQLLLSLFPDAIARRLKKGEKDIAEQIPNVVVVFAELTGFVQLTANLTTQESVTLLNELVEAFDNVGDRYGMEKIKTMGYSYLSVCGLSNAYLDHDKRAIDFALEMLTILRRAQVDHGLMLNVRIGINAGDVVAGIVGKHRFIYDVWGDTINIASTLRSACPAGAMLVAPAIYERLKDLYAFEPAELVELAHNQHLVAWRLKHPAAVG from the coding sequence ATGTTACTGATTGTCAGCGGGTGTTCCATTGGAATTACTGCATTTCTAGGATATCAAAGTGGTCGCGTCAATCTAACCAATCGTATCTTCAACCAACTCACTAGCCTCCGCGCATCCAAAGGCTATCAGATTGAGTCCTACCTCAGAACCCTGCGCTCCCATACCCAAGCCCTCAGTGCCGACTTAACTGTGATTGAAGCCCTGCAGCAATTCGATCGCGCCTACCAACAACTGGAACAAGCCCCCATCAGCCCAAAGGCACAACAGGAATTACGCCAATACTACAGCCGGGAATTCCTCCCCCGCCTCGCCAAAACGGAGCAAGGCACCCCCGTTCTCTCCGCCTACCTGCCGCCCAATCCCGCCGCCCAATATTTGCAGTATCACTACATTGCTAGCAATCGCAATCCCGTTGGCCAAAAACATCGTCTCGATACAGCCCCCGATGGCAGTGAATACAGCCGACTCCATAGCAAATATCACCCAATGTTTCGAGAAATTATTGAAAAATTTGGTTATTACGATCTATTTTTAATTAACCCATCGGGCAAAATTGTCTACACCGTTTACAAAGAAACCGACTTTAGCAGTGACCTAACCCAAGGAGCCTACAGCGAAACTAATTTGGCGCGGTTAGTCGCCACGGTGCGACAGGCCAAACAGAAAAACTACGCCCACATTATTGATTTTGCGGCCTATGCACCATCCTACGGAGCTGCTGCCGCCTTCATTGCCGTTCCCATCTTCAAGACAACCCAGCACAGTAGCGATCGGGATAGTGGCACTAGCAACAATGTGAATCCGGAAGGCTCCAATCAAGACATCAGCCAGTTATTTGCCGCAGAATTTCTGGGGGTCTTAGCCGTACAAATTCCCGTCAACGAAATCAACAGCGTCATGACCGGCAATCACAACTGGCAGCAGGATGGCCTAGGAAAAACTGGAGAGACCTATTTAGTCGGGGCCGATCGATTGATGCGATCACAGTCTCGCTTTCTCGTCGAAGATAGTGCCGGATACCTCAAGAAGCTTCAGGAGCTAGGTGCTTCTCCCACAACGCTCAAACGGATTGAAGCCTATAAAAGCACAATTCTAGAGCAAAGGGTCGATACCCGAGCCGTGAACGCAGCGCTGTATGGTAAGCAGGGTACAGAAATCATTCAAGATTACCGCGATGTTGCAGTGCTGAGTTCCTATGCTCCTTTGCGAATTGAAGGCTTGAATTGGGTCATTCTTTCGGAAATGGATTTAACAGAAGCCTATGAACCCATTTCTTCCTTTGCCTATCAAGTCCTCATTTCAGCAACTTTATTAATGTTGCTACTAACGTTATTAGCAATGGCGATCGCTAATTGGTTTATTCGTCCAATTCAGCGATTGATTAACTATGCCGCTACGATCGAATCCGGTGAGATTGACGCCGTGGCGGAGATTCATTCCCGGGATGAGTTTGGTCATTTAGCCCAGTCATTTAATGCAATGGTGCACAGTCTACGGGTGCAAACCCAATTAGTAGCGCAAAAAAGTCAAGAAAATGAACAACTGCTTCTCAGTCTGTTTCCCGATGCGATCGCGCGGCGACTCAAAAAGGGAGAGAAAGACATTGCAGAACAAATTCCCAATGTTGTTGTTGTTTTTGCAGAATTGACCGGGTTTGTGCAACTCACCGCCAATCTCACCACCCAAGAAAGCGTGACCTTGTTAAACGAGTTGGTCGAAGCTTTTGATAATGTTGGCGATCGCTATGGCATGGAAAAAATAAAAACCATGGGATATAGTTATCTCTCCGTCTGTGGCCTGTCCAATGCCTACCTAGATCACGATAAACGGGCGATTGACTTTGCCTTAGAAATGTTGACGATCCTAAGACGAGCCCAGGTAGACCATGGACTCATGCTGAATGTACGCATTGGGATTAATGCGGGGGATGTGGTGGCAGGAATTGTGGGTAAACATCGCTTCATCTACGACGTTTGGGGCGACACAATTAATATTGCCAGTACCTTGCGATCGGCCTGTCCCGCTGGGGCAATGCTCGTGGCTCCCGCGATTTACGAGCGACTCAAAGATCTCTACGCCTTTGAACCCGCAGAACTCGTCGAACTGGCCCACAATCAACACTTAGTGGCGTGGCGACTCAAACATCCCGCCGCCGTCGGATAA
- a CDS encoding amidase, with amino-acid sequence MNPTDLAFTSALEQARLIREKVISPLELTQLYLDRIERLDPQLGAFFHVAAEQALQDAQAKTEQITQCSADLPPFFGVPTGIKDLNSVKDMPCCYGVRLLRNRIAAQDDLVTTKMKQAGFVILGKTSTSQLGALPYVEPPGFAPTRTPWNLAYSAGGSSGGAGAAVAAGLCAVAPGTDGGGSVRIPAACCGLVGLKPSRGRVSCAPVDEYFSGCVVSGTLARSVADAAALLDVLAGYEVGDPYWLPNPNTSFLEATQHDPGKLRIGFATQIPPLGDASADCREAVLKTAHLLESIGHTVEPMEFGAFEFGEMIEPFRLVWQIHSDVGIPGIFLEKVNRDLWFKAQFFRAGKYIQVRQRLYAFARRVVQVCQPYDLVVLPTLMYPDLQVGAWKRLSAQQILQKVIHWIAPCPAFNVSGQPAIALPMGFTPAGIPVSVQLVGRPAAESSLIAVARQLEAIVDWQQQRPTIAL; translated from the coding sequence ATGAATCCTACTGACTTAGCCTTCACTTCTGCGCTGGAACAAGCTCGGTTAATTCGAGAAAAGGTCATCTCCCCCCTGGAACTGACCCAACTCTATCTCGATCGCATTGAACGGTTAGATCCCCAACTGGGGGCTTTTTTCCATGTAGCGGCGGAACAAGCCTTGCAGGATGCCCAGGCCAAAACCGAACAGATCACCCAGTGCAGCGCCGATTTACCGCCCTTTTTCGGCGTCCCCACCGGCATTAAGGATCTCAATTCCGTGAAAGATATGCCCTGTTGCTACGGCGTCAGACTGTTGCGCAACCGCATCGCCGCCCAGGATGATTTGGTGACGACCAAGATGAAGCAAGCCGGGTTTGTGATTCTGGGGAAAACCTCCACATCCCAACTGGGTGCACTGCCCTACGTGGAACCGCCGGGTTTCGCACCCACCCGTACCCCCTGGAATTTGGCTTACTCCGCCGGGGGATCGAGTGGGGGCGCGGGGGCAGCCGTAGCAGCGGGGCTCTGTGCCGTGGCACCGGGAACCGATGGCGGGGGATCAGTGCGAATTCCAGCGGCCTGTTGCGGATTAGTGGGCCTCAAGCCGTCGCGGGGGCGCGTCTCCTGTGCGCCGGTGGATGAGTATTTTAGTGGTTGCGTGGTCAGTGGCACCCTGGCCCGATCGGTGGCGGATGCAGCCGCATTACTAGACGTGTTGGCAGGCTATGAAGTCGGCGATCCCTATTGGTTGCCCAATCCCAACACCAGTTTTCTGGAAGCGACCCAGCACGACCCCGGAAAACTGCGCATTGGCTTTGCCACCCAGATCCCCCCCCTGGGAGACGCCTCAGCGGATTGCCGAGAGGCGGTGTTAAAAACTGCCCATCTGTTGGAGTCGATCGGCCATACTGTCGAACCGATGGAGTTCGGAGCGTTTGAATTTGGTGAGATGATTGAGCCCTTTCGTTTGGTGTGGCAAATCCATAGCGATGTGGGCATTCCAGGCATTTTTCTGGAAAAGGTGAACCGAGATCTTTGGTTCAAAGCTCAATTCTTCCGGGCAGGCAAGTATATTCAAGTGCGGCAACGGTTGTATGCGTTTGCACGGCGAGTCGTCCAGGTCTGTCAACCCTATGATCTGGTGGTGTTACCAACATTGATGTATCCCGACTTACAGGTAGGGGCTTGGAAACGACTGAGTGCCCAGCAAATCCTGCAAAAGGTGATCCATTGGATTGCCCCTTGTCCAGCCTTTAATGTCAGTGGGCAACCCGCGATCGCGCTACCCATGGGATTTACTCCAGCGGGAATTCCGGTGAGTGTACAACTCGTCGGTCGCCCAGCGGCTGAATCTAGCTTAATTGCCGTAGCAAGACAACTAGAAGCGATCGTAGATTGGCAACAACAGCGTCCAACGATCGCACTCTAA
- a CDS encoding mechanosensitive ion channel family protein, whose protein sequence is MQFVPDSVLLWSLALVIGFPCLVILLGEAIQRQSRRRPELTKTLEIFRNIVLPILAGLLFTEHVLRWNPDDRHFKILATLFWIAILHGSLSLLNALLFEKASENTWRSRVPKLLIDLSRLVLIVVGAAFVSAVVWNADLAGVATALGVSSIVLGLALQDTLGSIMSGIALLFERPFAVGNWLRVGDVVGQVLDMNWRSVRLLTLEGHLIVIPHRLISNEVIRNYSQPQELHAERIQIGFSYNDPPNQVIQALQELAISTPGILSHPAPQVFTLQYADSAITYEIKFYIADYGAVESIRSQLMTRLWYIAQRNQFSIPFPIRTLYHYHGPTTTQQADRRKLDDRLQKIPPYIPLERPATGLEAGIRLQHFGRGERVIVQGKMSDHLYIIVSGQSCMTYTDGQGQEHEVMLLHPGDFFGVMALFSDEMSPVTIAALSDLEVMALTLAMVNQMIDRQPSFAREIAQVQDIQQRALDAMRRER, encoded by the coding sequence ATGCAATTCGTTCCTGATTCGGTTTTGCTTTGGTCGTTAGCCTTGGTCATCGGCTTTCCTTGCTTAGTGATTCTGCTGGGGGAAGCAATCCAGCGCCAATCGCGACGCCGCCCCGAATTAACCAAAACCTTGGAAATTTTCCGTAATATTGTTTTACCCATCCTCGCAGGACTGTTATTTACCGAGCATGTTTTGCGGTGGAATCCGGACGATCGTCACTTTAAGATTTTAGCGACCTTGTTCTGGATTGCAATATTACATGGTTCCTTGTCGTTACTGAACGCGCTGTTGTTTGAAAAGGCCAGCGAAAATACTTGGCGATCGCGGGTTCCCAAGCTTCTGATCGACCTCTCCCGCTTGGTGTTAATTGTGGTAGGGGCTGCCTTTGTATCAGCAGTCGTGTGGAATGCTGATTTGGCCGGGGTCGCAACGGCGCTGGGGGTCAGTTCGATCGTCCTAGGCTTGGCGTTGCAGGATACCTTAGGCAGCATCATGTCTGGAATTGCCCTGCTCTTTGAACGGCCCTTTGCCGTGGGCAATTGGTTGCGGGTGGGCGATGTGGTTGGTCAGGTGTTGGATATGAATTGGCGATCGGTGCGGTTGTTGACGCTGGAGGGGCATTTGATTGTCATTCCCCATCGCTTGATTAGCAATGAAGTCATCCGCAACTACAGCCAGCCTCAAGAACTCCATGCCGAACGGATACAAATTGGCTTTTCCTATAACGATCCGCCCAATCAAGTCATTCAAGCCCTCCAGGAACTTGCGATTTCCACCCCCGGCATCTTGAGCCACCCTGCACCCCAAGTCTTTACGCTCCAGTACGCAGACTCCGCAATTACCTATGAAATTAAGTTCTACATTGCAGACTATGGAGCAGTGGAAAGCATTCGCAGTCAATTAATGACCCGTCTTTGGTACATTGCCCAACGTAATCAGTTTTCCATTCCCTTTCCCATTCGCACACTGTATCACTACCATGGCCCCACAACGACTCAGCAGGCCGATCGACGTAAATTGGACGATCGCTTACAAAAGATTCCACCCTATATTCCCCTAGAACGCCCCGCAACGGGCCTCGAGGCCGGAATACGATTGCAACATTTTGGCCGAGGTGAACGAGTGATTGTCCAAGGGAAAATGAGTGATCACTTGTACATCATTGTCTCTGGTCAAAGCTGCATGACTTATACCGATGGTCAAGGACAGGAGCATGAGGTGATGTTGCTGCACCCTGGGGACTTTTTTGGGGTGATGGCATTGTTTTCAGATGAGATGAGTCCAGTCACGATCGCGGCGTTAAGTGATTTGGAGGTGATGGCTTTGACATTGGCCATGGTGAATCAGATGATCGATCGGCAGCCCAGTTTTGCCCGAGAAATTGCCCAAGTCCAAGATATTCAGCAACGAGCCTTAGATGCCATGCGACGAGAACGATAG